A genomic window from Lactobacillus sp. ESL0677 includes:
- a CDS encoding YqeG family HAD IIIA-type phosphatase produces MIFRPRYTIDTIYHLDTDVLHQMGIKAVFSDLDNTLLAWNEFETAKKMDQLNRRLAAAGVTLVVISNNNALRVGKVLNPYHIEFVAKARKPLPFAITKKRKEMGLTKKQVMMVGDQLITDIQAGNLAGVESVLVKPLIETDKWNTRINRFLEKIIFFFLAISHRVSFKETLKNG; encoded by the coding sequence ATGATATTCAGGCCACGTTACACAATTGATACAATCTATCATTTAGATACTGATGTACTGCACCAGATGGGAATTAAGGCAGTGTTTTCGGACTTAGACAATACTTTGCTTGCATGGAATGAGTTTGAAACGGCTAAGAAGATGGACCAGCTTAATCGGCGGCTAGCAGCTGCTGGGGTAACACTTGTTGTTATTTCAAACAATAATGCACTCAGAGTGGGCAAAGTACTTAATCCGTATCATATCGAGTTTGTCGCTAAAGCTAGGAAGCCATTGCCATTTGCAATTACAAAAAAGCGTAAGGAAATGGGCTTAACTAAGAAGCAGGTAATGATGGTGGGTGACCAGTTAATCACGGACATTCAAGCGGGTAACCTAGCTGGCGTTGAGTCAGTACTGGTTAAGCCATTAATTGAAACAGATAAGTGGAATACTCGGATTAACCGGTTTTTGGAAAAAATTATCTTTTTCTTTTTAGCAATTTCCCACCGGGTAAGTTTTAAGGAGACATTAAAAAATGGATGA
- a CDS encoding amino acid ABC transporter permease gives MQTWINAFSWINIRFLLLGLKVTLGISVIVMVLSFVIGSLMGILRFAKIKYISATVGFIVDVVRNLPLLLIIFFTYFGLPNFGFRPDVIPAAIIAMTVFESGMIAEIVRSGIQSVAIGQIEGARSTGMNFAQAMWHVVLPQAYKHMIPTLVSQLVSLIKDTSLATIIVVPEMTQQAQIVYGQNANFTLPMFVALALLYFIVCFALSLVGSVVGKQLN, from the coding sequence ATGCAAACTTGGATTAACGCCTTTTCCTGGATTAATATTAGATTTTTACTACTGGGATTGAAGGTTACACTTGGTATCTCCGTAATTGTAATGGTTTTGAGCTTTGTAATTGGCTCACTAATGGGGATTTTACGGTTCGCTAAAATTAAATATATTTCAGCAACAGTTGGCTTTATTGTTGATGTTGTTCGCAACTTGCCGTTATTATTAATTATTTTCTTTACTTATTTTGGCCTGCCAAACTTTGGCTTTAGACCCGATGTGATTCCAGCTGCAATTATTGCGATGACAGTTTTTGAGTCCGGGATGATTGCAGAAATTGTGCGCTCGGGGATACAGTCGGTCGCAATAGGTCAAATCGAGGGTGCCCGCTCAACAGGGATGAATTTTGCGCAGGCAATGTGGCACGTTGTGTTGCCGCAAGCGTATAAGCACATGATTCCAACACTTGTTAGCCAGTTAGTATCGCTAATCAAAGATACGTCGCTAGCAACCATTATCGTTGTTCCCGAAATGACCCAGCAAGCACAGATTGTTTATGGTCAGAACGCTAACTTTACATTGCCGATGTTTGTGGCTTTGGCACTACTTTATTTTATAGTTTGCTTTGCCTTGTCATTAGTCGGCAGCGTAGTTGGTAAACAACTGAATTAA
- a CDS encoding transporter substrate-binding domain-containing protein yields the protein MKKKFWLVPLLFCMLLLSGCGQKVADQAVLKNAQSSKTITWGVEADMKLFSLIDVRDNAHKGFEIDLAKAITKQILGPSGHAKFVTATAQSRIPLLKNGNVDAVIATMSITPARKKVIAFSNSYFNAGESLLVPVHSRVKNVHDLNGKTVIGIVGDNSSEVVKKFAPKAKVIGMQNYGQAVSALKSHQGDALVSDNGVLYGLAVENPSLVVTGGTFTKEPYGIAINKQQKPFERAVNRAIVQLEHSGEYNHLIKKWFGKVPGFNYKEMDQR from the coding sequence ATGAAAAAGAAATTTTGGTTAGTCCCGTTACTGTTTTGCATGTTGCTTCTATCAGGCTGTGGTCAAAAGGTGGCAGACCAAGCGGTTTTAAAAAATGCGCAGAGTTCTAAGACGATTACTTGGGGCGTGGAAGCAGATATGAAGCTGTTTAGTCTGATTGACGTGCGTGATAACGCCCATAAGGGCTTTGAAATTGACCTTGCCAAAGCAATTACCAAGCAAATCTTGGGACCAAGTGGTCATGCCAAGTTCGTAACGGCAACCGCGCAATCGCGTATTCCATTACTAAAAAACGGTAATGTGGACGCGGTAATTGCGACAATGTCAATTACTCCTGCTCGTAAAAAAGTAATTGCATTTTCTAATTCGTATTTCAATGCGGGCGAGTCGCTGCTCGTACCAGTTCATTCTCGTGTTAAAAACGTGCATGATTTGAATGGTAAAACTGTTATTGGAATTGTTGGTGATAATTCTTCTGAAGTAGTTAAGAAGTTTGCGCCCAAGGCAAAGGTAATTGGGATGCAGAATTATGGTCAAGCAGTTAGTGCTCTGAAGTCGCACCAAGGTGATGCCTTGGTTTCAGATAATGGAGTGCTTTACGGCTTGGCAGTCGAAAATCCTAGCCTTGTTGTAACTGGTGGTACTTTTACTAAAGAGCCTTATGGCATTGCGATTAATAAGCAGCAAAAGCCCTTTGAGCGAGCTGTCAATCGCGCAATTGTCCAGTTAGAGCATAGTGGGGAATACAATCATTTAATTAAAAAATGGTTTGGCAAAGTTCCCGGATTTAACTACAAGGAGATGGATCAACGATGA
- the infC gene encoding translation initiation factor IF-3, with protein sequence MIPRNLILNDQIRSREVRLINADGDQVGVVTKTEALRQASVANLDLVLISPNAKPPVARIMDYGKYRFEQQKKLKESRKKSKSVSVKEIRLSPTIEGNDFNTKLKHAQKFLTKEGAKVRVSIRFRGRAITHKELGREVLEKMAEATSDIATVISKPKMEGRSMFLILAPKSDKK encoded by the coding sequence ATTATACCAAGGAATTTAATATTAAACGACCAAATTCGTTCACGCGAAGTTCGTTTAATTAATGCAGATGGTGATCAAGTTGGTGTTGTAACTAAGACTGAAGCATTACGGCAAGCAAGTGTTGCGAATTTAGATTTAGTTCTGATTTCGCCTAATGCCAAGCCACCAGTTGCTCGCATCATGGACTATGGTAAGTACCGTTTTGAACAGCAGAAGAAACTCAAAGAGTCTCGTAAGAAGTCCAAATCAGTCAGCGTTAAAGAAATCCGTTTAAGTCCAACCATTGAAGGTAACGACTTTAACACTAAGTTAAAGCACGCACAAAAGTTCCTCACTAAAGAGGGTGCTAAAGTTCGTGTTTCGATTCGGTTCAGAGGTCGTGCAATCACCCACAAGGAATTAGGACGTGAAGTGCTGGAGAAGATGGCTGAAGCCACTTCAGATATTGCTACTGTGATTAGCAAGCCGAAGATGGAAGGTCGTTCAATGTTCTTGATACTCGCTCCTAAGAGTGACAAAAAGTAA
- the rplT gene encoding 50S ribosomal protein L20: MPRVKGGTVTRKRRKKVMKLAKGYRGAKHMQFKAASTQLFVSYRYAFRDRRRRKSEFRKLWIARINAAARQNDISYSKLMHGLKVAGVDINRKMLADIAYNDSKTFAQLAETAKKALN, from the coding sequence ATGCCAAGAGTTAAAGGTGGAACAGTAACACGTAAACGTCGTAAGAAGGTTATGAAGCTTGCCAAGGGTTACCGTGGCGCAAAGCATATGCAATTTAAGGCTGCAAGTACACAATTATTTGTATCTTACAGATATGCATTCCGTGACCGTAGAAGACGTAAGAGCGAATTCAGAAAGTTATGGATTGCTAGAATCAATGCTGCAGCAAGACAAAATGATATTTCATATTCTAAGTTAATGCACGGCTTGAAAGTAGCTGGTGTTGATATTAACCGTAAGATGTTAGCTGACATTGCTTATAACGATTCAAAGACTTTTGCACAATTAGCAGAAACTGCTAAGAAAGCTTTAAATTAA
- the rpmI gene encoding 50S ribosomal protein L35: MPKMKTHRASAKRFKRTASGELKRHHAFTGHRFHGKTKKQRRHLRKAALVSRSDLKRIKQMLSQMR; the protein is encoded by the coding sequence ATGCCTAAAATGAAAACCCACCGCGCTTCTGCAAAGCGTTTTAAGAGAACTGCTTCTGGTGAATTAAAGCGTCATCACGCATTTACTGGCCACCGTTTCCACGGTAAGACCAAGAAGCAACGTCGTCATTTGAGAAAGGCTGCATTAGTTTCACGCAGCGACTTGAAGCGCATCAAACAGATGCTCTCTCAAATGCGTTAA
- a CDS encoding amino acid ABC transporter permease: MINIFMHFGNQLLVGLGWTLLCSLITLVFSLIIGTSLALLQMLPSKLVHFLCRIYIEVFRNIPLLVIVMFFYLIIPLYFFKINGFTAGTIGLTLYTSAFIAEIIRSGIQSVEAGQLEGSRSTGMTYWQAMRYVVLPQAFKIVIPSLGNQFVNLIKDSSILAFVAGFDLLYQANAIASTTFDTINSYLVVGILYLLLTMPLSYYMHYLEKKLS, translated from the coding sequence ATGATTAACATTTTTATGCATTTTGGTAATCAGCTGTTAGTTGGTCTGGGTTGGACGTTATTGTGCAGCTTGATTACCCTAGTTTTCAGCTTAATAATTGGTACATCACTTGCGCTATTGCAAATGCTGCCAAGTAAACTAGTTCACTTTTTGTGCCGAATTTATATTGAAGTTTTTCGTAATATTCCTTTGCTAGTAATTGTGATGTTCTTCTATCTGATTATCCCGCTGTACTTCTTTAAGATTAACGGTTTTACTGCGGGAACAATTGGGTTGACACTCTACACATCGGCCTTTATTGCAGAAATTATCCGCTCGGGGATCCAATCGGTGGAAGCAGGACAATTAGAAGGTTCGCGTTCAACTGGGATGACCTACTGGCAGGCAATGCGTTATGTTGTCCTGCCCCAAGCATTTAAAATCGTTATACCGTCTCTTGGCAATCAATTTGTCAATCTGATTAAAGATTCCTCTATTTTGGCCTTTGTGGCCGGCTTTGATTTGCTTTATCAAGCTAATGCAATTGCATCAACAACGTTTGATACAATCAATAGTTACCTGGTGGTTGGCATTTTATATTTGCTGTTAACAATGCCGCTAAGTTACTACATGCATTATTTAGAGAAAAAATTGAGTTAG